Proteins encoded by one window of Massilia sp. NR 4-1:
- a CDS encoding S9 family peptidase: MFRPPRLLPILSRLAAPLHPALLFAALLAPCATGAAAAGAESAASQPYAARAERGALLAGPTLARIEMGPFSSAKRIEPELLSQLLDRAGEDAGQAIGQPRCTITTYTVRYRTVGGSGEATDASAALILPSGRDSACKGPRPLLLYAHGTSISKSHDMARLRGEARLVAAMFTAQGYIVVAPNYAGYEGSSLPYHPYLNAEQQSADMVDALRASRAALAKLKVQAAPRLFLAGYSQGGFVTLATQRAMQQEYGSEFQVTAAAGLSGPYAMAQMADDVFAGKPNAGITVYLPLIGTSAQRSGAAIYATPGELYESQYASGIETLLPGSLTREDLFKRGKLPARALFASDSQPQADGSRPYFADPHLVRSSYRAAYLQDMAEHPCSATPGACPSQNNLRRWMLKNDLRNYRPQSPLLLCGAAHDPAVPFYNATAAASYFRTQGALPVLLDLEAQAQQDEYSLYRQGFARHQAAVRQQAQQEGRNPDEAVAERYHARLAAPFCLLAARAFFDKALLEPK, encoded by the coding sequence ATGTTCCGACCGCCGCGGCTTTTGCCCATTCTTTCGCGCCTTGCCGCACCCCTCCATCCCGCGCTGCTGTTCGCGGCACTGCTGGCGCCGTGCGCCACCGGTGCGGCGGCCGCGGGTGCGGAATCGGCCGCCTCCCAGCCCTATGCCGCGCGCGCCGAACGCGGCGCGCTGCTGGCGGGGCCGACCCTGGCGCGCATCGAGATGGGGCCGTTTTCCAGCGCCAAGCGCATCGAACCGGAATTGCTGTCCCAGCTGCTCGATAGGGCAGGGGAGGACGCCGGCCAAGCCATCGGCCAGCCGCGCTGCACCATCACCACTTATACCGTGCGCTACCGCACCGTGGGCGGCAGCGGCGAAGCCACCGACGCCAGCGCCGCCCTGATCCTGCCCTCGGGCCGCGACAGCGCCTGCAAGGGGCCGCGCCCGCTGCTGCTGTATGCGCACGGCACCTCGATTTCCAAGAGCCACGATATGGCCCGCCTGCGCGGCGAGGCGCGCCTGGTGGCGGCCATGTTCACGGCCCAAGGCTATATCGTGGTGGCGCCCAATTACGCCGGCTATGAAGGCTCCTCGCTGCCCTACCATCCCTATCTGAACGCCGAGCAGCAGTCGGCCGATATGGTGGACGCCCTGCGCGCCAGCCGCGCCGCGCTGGCCAAGCTGAAAGTGCAGGCCGCGCCGCGCCTGTTCCTGGCCGGCTATTCGCAGGGCGGCTTCGTCACGCTCGCCACCCAGCGTGCCATGCAGCAGGAATATGGCAGCGAATTCCAGGTGACGGCGGCGGCCGGCCTGTCCGGCCCGTACGCGATGGCGCAGATGGCCGACGATGTCTTCGCCGGCAAGCCGAACGCCGGCATCACCGTCTACCTGCCGCTGATCGGCACTTCGGCCCAGCGCTCGGGCGCGGCCATCTATGCCACGCCGGGCGAGCTGTACGAGAGCCAGTACGCCAGCGGCATCGAAACCCTGCTGCCGGGCAGCCTGACGCGCGAAGACTTGTTCAAGCGCGGCAAGCTGCCGGCGCGCGCCCTGTTCGCCAGCGACTCGCAGCCCCAGGCCGACGGCAGCCGGCCGTATTTCGCCGATCCGCACCTGGTGCGCAGCAGCTACCGCGCCGCCTATCTGCAGGACATGGCTGAGCATCCCTGCAGCGCCACGCCGGGCGCCTGCCCCAGCCAGAACAATCTGCGGCGCTGGATGCTGAAAAACGATTTGCGCAATTACCGGCCGCAAAGCCCGCTGCTGCTGTGCGGCGCCGCCCACGATCCGGCCGTGCCTTTCTATAACGCGACGGCCGCCGCCAGTTATTTCCGCACCCAGGGCGCGCTGCCGGTCCTGCTCGATCTGGAAGCCCAGGCCCAGCAGGACGAGTACAGTCTCTACCGCCAGGGCTTCGCGCGCCACCAGGCTGCCGTGCGCCAGCAGGCGCAGCAAGAGGGCCGCAATCCGGACGAGGCGGTGGCCGAGCGCTACCATGCGCGCCTGGCGGCGCCTTTCTGCCTGCTGGCCGCGCGCGCCTTCTTCGACAAGGCCTTGCTTGAGCCGAAGTAA